The Desulfonatronovibrio hydrogenovorans DSM 9292 genome includes a window with the following:
- the lgt gene encoding prolipoprotein diacylglyceryl transferase, which yields MITYPDINPVAVEIGSIQLRWYGLMYLFGFTMAWLLARHRAGKPDSGWTRSELPDLITFCAFGVIIGARIGYVLFYDFPSFMARPWEMFMIWKGGMSFHGGLLGVIVCLFWYARKTGRPFFQVTDFIAPLAPLGLMFGRIGNFINGELWGRPAQVPWAMVFPDPAAGYIPRHPSQLYQAFLEGLLLFVILWIFSSRSRPRMAVSGLFCLGYGVFRFTAEFFRQPDAHLGFVFLDWMTMGQILSLPMALLGLGLLAASYSKKSPKIL from the coding sequence ATGATAACTTATCCTGATATAAACCCAGTGGCCGTGGAGATTGGTTCAATTCAGCTCCGCTGGTACGGCCTCATGTACCTTTTCGGGTTCACCATGGCCTGGCTTCTGGCCAGACACAGGGCTGGCAAGCCGGACTCGGGCTGGACCAGATCCGAGCTGCCGGATTTGATTACCTTTTGCGCTTTTGGGGTAATCATCGGGGCCAGGATCGGATATGTACTATTTTACGATTTCCCAAGCTTTATGGCCAGGCCCTGGGAAATGTTCATGATCTGGAAAGGAGGCATGTCGTTTCATGGAGGACTGCTTGGGGTCATAGTCTGCCTGTTCTGGTATGCCCGCAAAACCGGACGTCCTTTTTTCCAGGTGACTGACTTTATCGCCCCCCTTGCTCCCCTGGGATTGATGTTCGGCCGGATAGGAAATTTCATCAATGGAGAACTCTGGGGAAGACCGGCTCAGGTTCCCTGGGCCATGGTCTTTCCTGATCCAGCTGCCGGCTATATTCCAAGACATCCTTCCCAGCTTTATCAGGCCTTTTTGGAAGGGCTGCTTTTGTTTGTCATCCTCTGGATTTTTTCCTCCCGGTCCAGACCGAGAATGGCTGTATCCGGACTGTTCTGCCTTGGTTACGGTGTCTTCAGATTCACAGCTGAATTCTTCCGTCAGCCAGATGCCCACCTTGGTTTTGTATTTCTGGACTGGATGACCATGGGGCAGATCCTTTCTTTGCCCATGGCCCTTCTGGGCCTTGGACTGCTTGCAGCATCCTACTCCAAAAAAAGCCCGAAAATTCTGTAA